The DNA window CCGATACCGGATCGCCATGCGGGACATGGACTTCCACTCGATCGGACTCGCCCTGCACGATCACGACGACTGGCGGGAGCGTACGTCGCCACGGCGCCTGGTCGAGGTCGCGTAACGAGGCGGCGACGTCGTCTTCGGTGTCCGCGTCGATCCCGCGTGCGGCGAGAATGCGGTGAAGCGTCGAATCGGACACTTCGTGTTCGGTGTGGTCCCATCCGCGGTACGACGTGGACACGCCACATTTTCCAGCAAGCTCGCGCAGTAGCGAAGTGTAGGTCACTCCAATGATCGTGCCAGGCGTACTCGCTCACGTCACTCGCAGGAGTTTCGGGCGGTGACAGCAGGCCCGGACGACAAGTGCCGCGAGCGACTTGCCGCTGGTGACAGCTGGGATTGAACTTGGACGGGCCCGGGTAGTCTGATCGCGGTCACGGTGGCGAAGTCGCTGCCGGACCCGAAGTTTTGAAATGCAGGGTGGTGCACGAACGCGTGAGCCACGAGGAGAGTCGAGACAACGGATAGGGAGCGCGAATGACTGGCGTTGGCAAGATCGAAGAGCTGGAAAGAAATTCCGGCGCACCGGTCGAGCTGCGAGTGGTCGCGGACGCCGATCAGTTGCCGGTAGTGCGCGCAGTAGCAGAGACGCTTGCAGTGCTGGGGGACTTCACGCTCGACGACATTGCAGACATCAAGCTCGTGGTGGACGAGGTGTGCTCGGAGTTGATCGCGGGTGCCGTCGAGGGTGCCGAGCTGAGCTGTTCGTTCGTGGTCGGTGACGCGGGTATGCGGATCACGACGACGTCGGTGGTGCATACCGGTCGCGTTCCGAGGTCGGACAGCTTCGGATGGCACGTGCTGCACACGTTGACCGACTCGATCTCTCTGAGTGCATCGTCGGTCGACGACGGATCGGCCGTGGTCGTCGACGCGGTCAAGCGGAGGAGCAACCTCTAGTGCCCGTGCCGTACGAAAAACC is part of the Rhodococcus sovatensis genome and encodes:
- a CDS encoding ATP-binding protein produces the protein MTGVGKIEELERNSGAPVELRVVADADQLPVVRAVAETLAVLGDFTLDDIADIKLVVDEVCSELIAGAVEGAELSCSFVVGDAGMRITTTSVVHTGRVPRSDSFGWHVLHTLTDSISLSASSVDDGSAVVVDAVKRRSNL